AATATTGGTGCATGAGGTGGTATTGTCGGTTACCGTTACAAAAATATCGTAATTGCCTGCAGGCAATAAATTACCCCGGTCTTCAGAGTATTCCGTTTCTGATCCAAAATCCCCGGTAGACCATTGGTAAGAATAATTGGCTCCTTCGATGACCTCGAGGAAGACATCTTCTCCTTCACAAGTGGAATAACCGTCATTGAAGAAGGCTGTTGGCTGGCCGTAATCATTGTATTCTACCGCTCTTATCGGAGCATCCGGAGCCGGCACGACCTCAACGACTACAACGGCAGGGGTATAACTACAACCATTTACATCTGTCAGGGTTACTTCGTACACCCCTTCTTCTCCGACCGTAATGGATTCCGTAATTTCATCCGTTGACCACACCCAGCTTACTCCTCCTGCAGGTGCCGTAAGGGTAATAGAATCCCCTTCACACAATGGCAAAGAACCTGACAGCGCAATTTCCCCAATAAGGGTATTCGGCTCTATCGTAATATCACGGCTGAATGTATTAGAACAGCCATAAATACTTTGCACAAACAAGGTTACTGTATAAACGCCCGGATTGTCATACAAATGATAAGCATCAAAAATCTCCGAGGTATTTTTATTGCCGCTGGCCGGATCGCCAAAATCCCATTGCACGTAAGTTACTGTATTAGAGACTTCTGCAATAAATCCTGAAGCCGTAGCCGCACAACCTATTGCCGGTTCTTCAAAGTTAACGGGTGGGGCGGGGTAAACATTGAGTACTCGGGTGATGGTGGACAAACATCCGTTGTCAGCCATTGCCGTAAGGGTCACGTTATAGGAACCTTCCGATGCGAAAATATGAGTCGGATTCTGGTCCGTTGAAGTATTGTTGGCTCCACTGGCCGGATCGCCGAAATCCCATTGCCAGGAGACGATATTCACAAAAGGCAGGAATGTCGATAAGTCGAAAAATTCAATCACCTCTCCCGGACAAGCGTTGTCCACTTCAAAATCAGCCGCCATCAGCGAGGTGTCGACTCGTAATGCCGGGCAGGAGATCAGATCTCCCGTTGCATTGATATAGTCGGCCCACATAATCACTTTAAAAAAGCCGGCCTGTGAAAAGGCGTGGGTCGGATTCGGTCCGGTAGCGTAATTGGAAGCGCCGCTTTCAGGATCACTAAAATTCCATGTTTCGGATCCTGCCACCGGTGTCACGCCCGATGCTTGCTGATAAGCTCTTTCATTGCAGGTAATGCCTCCCAGCAGGTCAAAATTGCCGCCGGAAAAAACGCAATCCGGGCCACCACCGATACCGCCGCCACTGCCGCAATCGCCAATCTCAATGACATTGGAACCGGCCGTACAACCGTATGAATCAGTAATCTCCACGGAGTAATTCCCGTATGCTATTGCCTGGTAAACCGGATCATCTGTTCCTACCGGGGAACCGTTTAGATACCATTGGTAGGAATACCCGGCGCTTGAATTGATAGCATACAAGGTAGCATCTGGCGGTACGCCGCAGAATACCGTAGGGTCGGGCGTGGAAATATTGATCACTGACGCCGGCTTGGCATCGATATAAAAAGTGGTGTCGCCCACGCAGCCGTACTGATTGGTCACACTTACCCGGTAATAACCAGGGCCGATATCCGGCGTGGCCAAAGTGGAAACGAGGGTTCCAAATTCATCTTTCCATTCGTAACTGTCGAAAGCCTGTGTGGTCTGCACCATTGCCAGGCCTGCCGGGCAAAGTTCTGCGGGATGGGTCACCACCGGTTGAGGTAATGGATATACATTTACGTTCATAGAGGTCGATTCACTACAAGCTGACAACTCTACCACTGCAGCACCGTCTTCAAACCAGATGATCTCAATAGTACTCAAAGACGGATCGCCAATAATGGTTCCGGCAGAAGCCGGATTGATCGACCAGCCGTAATCGATCCCTGCATAATATTCAGTGGTAAATACGCTGATCTGGTCACGACATACATCACTCGTACCGGTTATGGTGAATCCTGCTATGGCTTGTACGGAAAGATCTAAAGCCTCAGATTCACAGGGGATTCCTGTTGAATTGATCTGTACCACGCTCAACTCATAAGGTCCGGCATTACCCCAGGTAACGGTGATCGGGTTACCGTATCTTTCTGTAATGGTTCCACCATTGTTGACCTGCCACCTGAAATTATTTTCAGGAGTGCCGGAATCCGCTTCATAACTATAGGGAGTGCCGGGACAAATATTCGTTTCTCCGTTAATGGCATTTACCTGTGGCGGGGTGGGCACGACGTTTACATTCATTTCAAAAACATCGGTACAATAATCATCCGGCACCACAGGAACAGCAGTCAGCTTAAAATAACCGGTTCCAAAATTCCAGTCGATCACCGGATCAGTGGCGGCATTGATGGTTTGTACTACCGTTCCGTTTTGGGAAATAGTCCAATTACAGCCGAAACTCATATTATTCTGAGTATTGATCGCCGCATAGGTTTCGCTGTCGTTTTCACAAACTTCAATAGTTCCTGTGAGATAATATTCAGGTTCAACTTCTACGGTTAATGTTGCTTCCCCTCCACATTCGAGGTAACAATTTTCATAGCTTACACTTATGGTCTGAGCGGCGGAGGGATAAAACTGGTTGTTCCATTCCACGGTGATTTCATGGGTACCCTGTCCGGCGATAATGGTTCCGAAATTGGTAACGGCCCAAATGTATTCAGTAGCTTCATAAGCCGGGAGGCTGTAAACTTCCACGGCTCCTTTACAAACATTAACTTTTCCCTGTATCGGTGCATTATCCGTGATGATGGGCACTTCGACAAATGTGGGCGCCAGGCAGAAATTCGCTCCGCCACAATCATCGACCTGCAATTCAATCGTCCCAATCGGGCCGCTGACCCAATCGATGGTAATAAAGTTATCTCCGGGGCCACCGCCATTGATCACATTACCGTTGCTGCTGACATTCCAAAAATAGGTGCCGCAGGAAGCATCGGAAGTGTAGGTGATCGTTTCTCCTTCACAGACAGTCGCCACACAATCCACATTGGGGTTTTCGGCGTTGATGACCTGGACCAGAACACTGGTGGTGTCGGAACAAAGGCATTCGTTGTAGGCAATGAGTTGAACCGTATAGGAACCCGGTGATTGATAAGTAAATTCGGGGTTGGTTTCTTCCGAACTGCCGATTCCGAAATTCCATTCATAGGTGGAAGCGCCGGTACTCAGGTTCTCAAAATAAATGGTTTGTCCTTCGCAAACCGTAATCACTCCGCTTTCAGCGGCAGGATTGCTGCCTATAGCTGCAGTGGGATCATCGAGAATATCCACGCAGGAAGTGGCCTGTCCTCCACAATACTGATCCCAAAAGAAAGCGGAAACTGACCCCGTCCCGGGAGTCCCCCAGTTAACAGTAACTGTTCCCGCACTATCGTTGACGATATAACTGTCAGCACCGAGTACCGTCCAGGTGGCTAATCCCGTAGTGCCTCCCCAAGTGTTTTCCGCCCAGTAGGTGACGGTGGAATTAGCACATACTTTTTGACATATATTGGTATTGGGGCCGCCGGCAATGCTATCATTGGCAGGACATACATCCTGGGCATTGGAGTATAGAAAATATTGCTGGTAAGGCTGCCAAAAAATATCGATACAACCCGTAGCAGAGATTCCGGTAGCATCGGTCACCACGACACAATAGGTGAAGGTACCCGGAATTTCATCACAAATGAGGAAATACTCGTCGGTGGAGGTCATCCCATTATTCCAGTTATAAACATAGGGTGCCTGACCACCTGTCACCGTGACGTAAACTTCTACACATTCTCCGGTACAAGGCGGCTGCAGATATTCAATAAATACCTGCATTTGAGCAAAGAGGCCCGAAAAAGAAATAGAAAGTAAAAAGGTAAAAAGAGCGCGTTTTAGTTTTAGGAATTTCATACTTTAGAAAAATTAAAGGGTTTCCGTAATTGAGAGAAGTTGTCGAAGTAGACACTTGAATAAAATAATTCGCTGCCTAAGTGGGAACAACAATTTATGGATAGTTAAAAGAAAGGCCAAATAGGCAGCATCCTTCAACTTTTTGTGTCAAATTGTCCTAAACCAGTAAATGGCAGGTAATTTGATGGTTATTTCCTGAAATAAGTAGCTGTTCCTCGAAAAAATGAAAGGGTTAAGCGAAAGGAAAATAAAAATTAAACAGCTTTCCTTTTTTTAGCTCTCTATATATACTATTTTTCCAAAAAAATAGAGTTTCGAGCCACAGGAAACCAAAAACAAGCAACAATTATGACATACGATAATTTCACGACAAAATCACAAGAAGCCATCATGAAGGCCCAGCAGATCGCCGGAGGGCTTGATCAGCAACAAGTGGATACGCCCCATTTGCTTTCAGGAATTTTGCAAACCGATGAAGATGTTTCAAAATTCCTCCTGCAAAAAATGGATGTAAATATTCTTGTCCTCAAGAAACAGCTTGATGAGGAAGTCAGAAAATATCCCAAAGTAGAGGGCTCAGATAAACAATTTTTGAGCAATGATGCCAATAAAGCATTGGCTGCCGCTAAAAAATTTCTCACAGAGTTTGAAGATGAATTCATTTCTCTTGAACTTATTATGTTGGGAATCCTCAGTGGAAAAGACAAGGGCGCAAGTATCCTGAAAGATTTAGGAGCCACCATTGACGGTCTGAAAGCGGCCATCAAGGAATTGCGGAAAGGCAGAAAGGTGACCGATCAAAGTGCGGACAATACCTACAATTCATTAAAGAAATTTGCCATCAACCTCAATGAAAGAGCTGAAAACGGCAAACTGGATCCTATCATAGGCCGCGACGAGGAGATCCGGCGCGTGCTACACATTCTTTCTCGCAGAAAGAAAAATAACCCTTTGCTCATCGGTGAGGCCGGGGTGGGTAAAACAGCTATCGTTGAAGGCATTGCCTGGCGTATCGTCAAACAGGATGTTCCGGAAAATCTAAAGTCTAAAAAAATATTTGCCCTGGATGTTGCTTCGCTGATCGCAGGAGCAAAATACAAAGGAGAATTTGAAGAACGCCTGAAAAGCGTCATCAAAGAAGTCACGGAATCGGATGGAGAATACATCTTGTTTATCGATGAGATCCATACCCTCATTGGTGCCGGTGGCGGACAAGGAGCCATGGATGCAGCCAATATACTGAAACCCGCCCTCGCACGTGGAGAACTGCGTACCATCGGGGCAACCACCCTGGATGAATACCAAAAATACTTTGAAAAAGACAAGGCTTTGGTAAGGCGTTTTCAGACCATTCTCATCGAGGAACCGAGTATTGAAGATACCATTTCCATCCTCCGTGGATTACAGGAACGTTACGAGGTGTATCATAAAATTGAGATCCTGGACGAGGCCCTCATTGCGGCCGCTGAATTGTCAGCAAGGTATATTTCTGACCGTGCATTGCCCGACAAGGCCATTGACCTGATTGATGAGGCTGCTGCCAAATTGAGGCTGGAGCTGGATTCTCTGCCGGAGGAAGTGGACGAATGGGACAGGAAAGTGCGTCAGCTTGAGATCGAGCGGGAAGCGATAAAGAGAGAGAAGAAAAACGAAGCGAAACTTCAGAGCATCAATGAGCAAATCGCCAATTCAAAGGAAAAACGCGATTCCATACGCGCTTCCTGGAAAAACGAAAAGGAAATCGTCGATACCATCCAGGAGATCAAAAAGCATATCGAACAGCTCGAAATGGAAGCTGACCGGGCAGAACGCAACAGCGACTTTGAAACGGTAGCCAAGATTCGTTACGGCGAACTGCAAAAGCAGCAGGCTATGCTGATGGCCGGGGAAGAAAAACTCGATAAACTTCCCGAGGGAAGCCGCTTTACGAATGATGAAGTGAATGCCAATGATATCGCAGATATTATTGCCAAGTGGACCGGCATCCCGGTTACAAAAATGCTGCAAAGCGAGAAAGATAAATTGTTGCACCTCGAAGATGAGATTGGCAAACGACTGATCGGTCAACAGGAAGCCGTACGGGCCGTTTCCGATGCCGTAAGACGGAGCCGGGCTGGATTGCAGGACCCAAACAGGCCTATTGGCTCTTTTATTTTCCTCGGCCCTACCGGAGTCGGAAAAACCGAGTTGGCAAAGACCCTTGCAGAAGTCCTCTTCGATGACGAAAGAGCTATCACAAGGATCGATATGAGTGAATTCCAGGAACGCCACGCCGTATCGCGGCTCGTAGGGGCGCCTCCGGGATATGTAGGCTATGATGAAGGCGGACAATTGACGGAGGCGGTTCGCAGAAGACCTTACTCCATCATCTTGCTGGACGAGATCGAAAAGGCTCACCCGGACACCTTTAACATCCTGCTACAGGTGCTTGATGACGGACGTTTGACCGACAACAAAGGTCGTGTAGCCGATTTCAAAAACACCATCATCATCATGACTTCCAATATGGGTGCCGAGATCATCCTGGAGAATTTCGAGGACCTGGATGCCCTGGGAGAGGATCATCGGAGGGATATCATGGAAACGACAAAAGAAGAAGTTTTTGAAAAACTGAAGGAAGAGTTGCGCCCTGAATTTCTGAACCGGATCGACGAGCAGATCATGTTTACGCCGCTTTCCCTCGCAGAGATCAAGCAAATTTTACTGCTTTTGCTCAAGAAAGTGGACAAAATGCTCGCCCGCCAGGGCATCGTCAGTAAGATCAGTGATAATGCATTGAACTGGCTCGCAAAGAGAGGATACAATCCTCAGTTTGGTGCCCGCCCAATGAAACGTGTCCTGCAAAAAGACGTCATCAATGAACTTTCAAAAGTGGTGCTCAGCGGAGAATACGTTACCGGAGATACTATTTATATTGATACAGATAAAAATGGGCTCGTTTTCGGTAAAACACCTTTTAAAGAAGCGGAAAAACCCGCGGAAGTAAAGGCTGCTCCAAAAAAGGATAAAGGCAAAGAAAATGAGCTGGATGCTTTGAAAAAGGCAACCAAAGATGTGGAAGATGCCGTGAAGGATATTGAGGAATAGAATATTCCTAAAAGTGCCTAAAAGTGTGGCCGGATCCTGTAGAGGGTCCGGCCATTTTTTTCATAACTAAAAATTTGCCCCCTTAACCTGGCCAGAGCAGGAACTCACATTTCAAATCATTAATTTTGATGCTATCAGTCATAGAAATTCTACTATTTTTCTTTCCTTTTCCCAATAGGGGCAATGATAAAATACCAGATCCCTCCGGTTAACAAGCTTAAAGCTGCCGAATAGATAATAATTCTTTTAACAGAATAATCCGTAGTAAGAAATTCCAGCGCAATCGTGGATAGGAACATGCCTGTTATAAACACTAATGTCTGTTTTTGAGCAGTGTTTTTCAATTTCATAAGCAATAATATTATCAAGAAAGTAAGAGGACCCAAAAGGCAAAATAGGTTATTATAATTCTTGAAAAACCAATTTTATATTTCATGTTATTTAATTTAATTCTCAAACATTTATGCCTATCCAGGCAGAATACTGATCTTTTCTGCACAATACCTAAACAAGTGATACCCCTTTCCCCCGCTGCCGACAACATCGAACAACAATTCCGGATGGGTAATCCGCGTGGCACCGATGGCCGTGACTTTATGGTCAAATAAAACATCGGGGATGAGACTGCTGGAAGGTCCGGTGATGACCACCTGGGTACCTGGTGAAATGGCCGCCAGCAAATCGTCGATGGTATTATTGACCAGGGTGAGTCCCGTAATGATAACCACATCAGAAACCGGTACAACGATTTCGTATTGACTGGCCGGCACGAAAAATTTTTTCTGGTGATCCAGCAGGGCGGATTCATTCAATTCCAGTACATGCAGCGTATTTTCGGTGGCCGACAGTTTTTCAATGTATGACTGGAATGCCCCCACTATGGTAATAACCTTTGGGGGTTGTAAATCGATCAGGTCAACCGGGTCTGCATTTTGGATGATCCTGTAATGGCCTTCTTCAAGTATTTTGGCAGAAATGGCATTGAGCACCGCCGTTTTCAGGGTGTCTATCAAGCCTGATTTTTTTTCGGTCTCAAACAAATCCGTCACTTTTTGCCCTTTGATGTTTCCCGGTGTAAAAGCCGAAAAATCACGGTTCTTTTTTCCGCAATAAGTATCCTCATCGAAAAGGGTACTGGCCAGCCCGTAGCTTTGGTCACTCAATTTTACCGCAGACATGAATGTCCCAATCCGAATATCTTCAATCAACAAATCTTTTATACGGGATCCGTATTTTAAATGAAGCAGTTCGTAGGTTTTTGCGATAATCATTTTTATTTTTTTATTCAATATTTTTCATAAAAATCGAATCTTTTGCCAGAAAGCCCGTAAGCAAGATATTTACTCTTTTGATAAATCTACCCCTTCCTGTGCCTCCAGAAGTTCTTCCTGCTCAATTTCCCGCGCCTGGGACAGGGCCGTGGCCACAAGACCCGCCGGTACAGTCACGATCCCCACACCGATGATCAGTACGAAAAAAGTGAACATCTTACCGCCCAGGGTAATGGGATACACATCTCCATATCCTACTGTAGTCAGGGTAACAATAGCCCACCACAGGCTGTGGAAAATGGAGGCGAAATGATCCGGCTGAGCTTCGTGCTCGAAAAAATAAATGCCCGAAGCGGTGAGAAAAATAAGAATTCCCGTCACGATAAAAAAAAGAACAATTTCTTCCTTTACAATGCCGGCGGCAATATGAAACCTGTTTAGGGCTTTATTGTATCGGATCAGTTTCAGCGCCCTGAATATCCTGAAAACACGAAAGGCACGAAGATATCTCAGGTCAATGCTTCCCGGCAGGTAAAAGGGAAGAATGGCCAAAAGATCAATGATACCGTAGAAACTGAAAATATACTTAAAAGGCTTTTTTGCTATGAAAATCCGCGTCAGGTATTCCAAAGAAAAAAAGGCCACACAGATTAACTCGATCAGATTGAGCAAGGCAATCAGCTGTTCTGAATTATCGGGCAGGGTTTCTATCGAAAAAGAGATTAAGGAAATGAGTATAAGGAACTGAATGCCGTAATCAAACCATTTACCGGCTCTGGTCGTGTTATCTTCAACAATAGTTCTTAGATAGCTTCTCATATTATCCTTAATTTATTAGAAGAACAATAGGCTTTTTGATGTATTTACACCCTTGATTCAACAATGATAAAGTACCCGATTCCTATGCATTTGAACCTTTGCCGGGGCATTTCAACATGGAAAAGGCAAAATACTCCAGCATATTCCTCACTTCATCATAATTGTCGTTCTTGACTGAAACGTCCGTAAGCGCCGTAAGGTGCAAGGCAAAGTATATGTGATTGTTAGCCATTTCAAAAAGAGTGGAGGCCAGGGCATGGGGGTATGAAAAATTCGGATCTATCTCTAAAATCACATTCGCCACTTTCTGAGATAATTTTTTATAATTGGCAAAAAAACCGTCCCTGTTTTCTTTGTCAATCTGTTTGGTATGATATGCCTTGGTTCCTTCTGAAATGATGAGTCGGTGCAAAATACTTTCATTGACATAATCGATGGAAGGATTGTCTTTTGAAGCAAAAACAAAGGTTTCGATGATTTTTTCAAGCTTTCGCTCCGGATCATCAATATTCATGGTATTGATGTCGATCAGGTAACTCACCCATTCCCAGTACCAGGAAACCAAATAGATCAACAACAGATGCTTATTTTCAAAATACCGATAAACAGAGGCTTCCGTTGAACTCATCTGTTGTGAAAGCTTTTTGAAATTAAAATCTTCAAATCCAATCTCATCAATCAAAATGATACTGTGCCTGATGATTTTTTGTCCTAGGGAAGTCTCCTGCGGATCCCTAAGATAAAGCTTACTATTCAGGCTTATTTTTATTCCAACCGACATTTTTACTGATCTTTTTTACAAAAGTAAATATTTATTTAAACAATGGCGACCTTATGTTGTTATAGCGTTGTAATTATTTTTAATAGTATAGCTATCATTATTCAAAGTTTTTATATACATTTGTACTGCGCAATTCCTGAATGATCTTCAGGATGGTTTACAGCAAATATTAATTCACTAAAAATTACTACAAAATTTGTCATGCCACCCGGAATGACCCGGGATTGTCATGCCTGAATTCAAAATCAAAATGTCATGAGTCCAACTAAGAACGATGGAATTTTAAAGAACCTTAAACACGACATGCCGGCTTCTTTGGTCGTATTTTTGGTTGCGGTACCTTTATGCTTAGGAATTGCCCTGGCATCGGGAGCCCCCCTGTTTTCAGGAATTATTGCAGGAATTATCGGGGGAATTGTTGTAGGTGCCCTGAGTGGCTCGCAGCTGGGGGTTAGCGGACCGGCTGCAGGATTGGCCGTAATCGTTTTAACGGCTATCCAGGAATTGGGAGCTTTTGAAATTTTCCTCATGGCCGTGGTTATAGGGGGTATATTCCAATTGATACTGGGGTATGCCAAAGCGGGAATCATCGGATACTATTTCCCTTCCTCGGTGATCAAAGGGATGCTCTCGGGCATCGGTATCATCATTATCCTCAAACAAATTCCCCATGCCTTTGGCTACGATAAGGATTATGAAGGGAGTGTAGCCTTTGCCCAACCTGATGGGCACAATACCTTTTCCGAATTGTTTTTCATGTTTGAAGCCATCAGTCCGGGCGCGGTAATCATCACGGTGCTTTCCATGGCCATCCTGCTCCTTTGGGAACGCCCTTTTATGAAAAAAATCAAATTGTTCCAGATCGTACAAGGGCCCTTAATTGTCGTCGCGCTGGGCATATTCTTAAACCTGATCTTTCAGCAGATTCCTTCTTTTGCTCTAAGGGCGGAGCAGGTAGTAACCCTTCCGGTTGCTGAAAGTCTATCCGGATTTTTCAGCCAGTTTACCTTTCCGGATTTCAGCCAGATCACCAATCCGGCCGTATGGATCACAGGGGTCACCCTGGCCATTGTGGCCAGCCTGGAAACCCTGCTAAGCCTGGAAGCGACAGATAAACTTGATCCTTACAAAAGGGTTTCACCGGCCAACCGTGAATTAAAGGCCCAGGGAATAGGAAACATCCTTTCCGGGCTGGTGGGCGGATTGCCCATCACCCAGGTGATCGTCAGAAGCTCTACAAATATCCAGTCAGGCGGCCGGACCAAAATGTCGGCCATCCTTCACGGATTCATCTTGTTTCTTTCTGCTATTGCCATCCCTGCTGTATTGAATTTAATCCCGCTGGCAAGTCTGGCTGCCATTTTGTTTATGGTGGGATACAAACTGGCTAAACCTGCTTTATTCAAAGAAATGTACGGGCTAGGTAAAAAGCACTTCATCCCTTTTATGGTAACCATTTTAGGTATTGTATTCACTGACTTACTTACAGGGATCGGAATCGGCCTTGTAGTAGCGATCATGAACATATTGTACAACAACTACAAAAAACCATTTCTTTTTGAGTCAGAAAAACATTTGAAAGACGGTATCATCAGGCTGGAACTGGCGGAAGATGTAACCTTCATCAACAAAGCGAGCATCCAGCGCACCCTCTCCCAAATACAGGACGGATCAAAAGTGATCATCGATGCCACAAAATCCGTGTATATCGATCAGGATGTCATCGAGATCATCCGGGAATTTGAAACAAATGCCGAATACCGGGATATTCAACTGAAAATCATCAATTTAGAATCTAATGGAGTGAGCAACCAGGCCCGAAAAATGAAACGTGCCCTGGAGGATAATATTCTTGAAAAGAAAAGTGAACCAATACTCAATTAAACCATAATTTTTTAATAATTTTAAAAATTAATTGTCATGAAAAATACCATATTTCCAGAAGTCCCTGTAGTCACTCAAACACCTGATACACAAGCTAAAATTACTCCTGCCGAGGCCATAAAAATGCTCAAACAAGGGAATGCCCGATTCAAAGAAGGCAATCCAATCCCGCGTGATTTACACGCTCAGATCGAACAAACGGCCACAGGCCAGTTTCCCTTTGCCGCTATCGTAAGTTGCATTGATTCACGTATTCCTACCGAAATGATCTTCGACCAGGGGATCGGTGATATCTTCAACGCCCGGATAGCGGGTAATTTCGTCAACCCTGACATTTTGGGAAGTCTTGAATTTGCCTGCAAACTGGCCGGCTCTAAAGTCGTGGTAGTTATGGGACATACTTCCTGCGGAGCCGTAAAAGGGGCTTGCGATGAAGCTAAATTAGGCAATCTGACTCAAATGTTAGATAAAATAATGCCGGCAGTAAACGCCATAAAAACGCCCGAAGGAGTAGACAGAAGTTCCGCAAATACCCCATTCGTTGATAAGGTGGCTGCCAAAAACGTGGAGTTAGCCATTAAAAATATAAAAGTTCAAAGCCCGGTTTTAAATAAAATGTACCAAAACGGGGAAATAGACATCATCGGCGCCATGTATGACGTCAACACAGGAAGGGTAAAATTTCTCTAACATACTTGCAGTTCAATGGTTTATCCGTTATTCCCTCTCTCCTGAGAGGGAATACGGATAACTATAAGTTTCCTGGAATAAATTCATATAGGAAAATGCTTTTTTAACCTCTCCAGGAATTCATCCTTTCTCCGTCGGGCAATAGGCACCTTCGAGCCGTCCGTCATCAGTACATACCCCCCATCCTCCCGGAGAATCTTCCTGACCTGAGCAAGATTTACAATATGCGACTGGTGGAGCTTGAAGAAGCTTTCTTCCGGCATCAGGTCTTCAAAATCCTTCATCGGCCGGGCGATGAGGTGGCGTTCATGATTCACCAGGAAAAAGGTGGTATAACCGGCGTCTGATTCCAATCGAATGATCTGGTCAAGGGCCAGGAACACCATGCCCTCGTTGCTGGTAAGGGTGATTTTGTCGATCTGCCCGGTGCGGGCGCTTTCCAGCAAATGGTCGATTTTAGTGGAAACAAATTCCGGCATGTCTGTTTTGATCCGGTCAACAGCCTGTGCAAGTTCGACCGGATTGATGGGTTTTAACAAATAATCCATAGCATGATACCGAAAAGCTTTTAAGGCAAATTCATCATGAGCTGTGGTGAAAATAACGTGAAAAGTAGCTTTGGGGAATTTATTCAGCAGATCAAACCCGGTTCCGTCTTCCATGGAAATATCGAGTAAAATACCGTGAGGTTTGGTTTGCCGGATGAGCACAAATGCACTCTCCACCCCATCTGCCTCTCCACAAATTTCCACATCCGGGCACAGTGTATCCAACAATATTCTGAGGGATTGCCTGGCGTCCGGTTCGTCGTCTATGATGGCTATACGCTTCATTTTATAAATTATTTGATCTAAATGTCTTCGGATATTCCTATGCGAATAATGACTTCTGTACCGCTTATTTTCCCATTTTCGTCAACCCTGTTTTTGGTACTTACAGCATCATTTTTTTCTCCGCTAAAGAGCAGATCCAACCGGCGGCTGGTGATGGACATCCCAAAAGATTTGTGTCCTTTGGACGATTCCATGTTGCCAGCTTCAGGCTTGATTCCTG
This sequence is a window from Lewinellaceae bacterium. Protein-coding genes within it:
- a CDS encoding PKD domain-containing protein, whose translation is MKFLKLKRALFTFLLSISFSGLFAQMQVFIEYLQPPCTGECVEVYVTVTGGQAPYVYNWNNGMTSTDEYFLICDEIPGTFTYCVVVTDATGISATGCIDIFWQPYQQYFLYSNAQDVCPANDSIAGGPNTNICQKVCANSTVTYWAENTWGGTTGLATWTVLGADSYIVNDSAGTVTVNWGTPGTGSVSAFFWDQYCGGQATSCVDILDDPTAAIGSNPAAESGVITVCEGQTIYFENLSTGASTYEWNFGIGSSEETNPEFTYQSPGSYTVQLIAYNECLCSDTTSVLVQVINAENPNVDCVATVCEGETITYTSDASCGTYFWNVSSNGNVINGGGPGDNFITIDWVSGPIGTIELQVDDCGGANFCLAPTFVEVPIITDNAPIQGKVNVCKGAVEVYSLPAYEATEYIWAVTNFGTIIAGQGTHEITVEWNNQFYPSAAQTISVSYENCYLECGGEATLTVEVEPEYYLTGTIEVCENDSETYAAINTQNNMSFGCNWTISQNGTVVQTINAATDPVIDWNFGTGYFKLTAVPVVPDDYCTDVFEMNVNVVPTPPQVNAINGETNICPGTPYSYEADSGTPENNFRWQVNNGGTITERYGNPITVTWGNAGPYELSVVQINSTGIPCESEALDLSVQAIAGFTITGTSDVCRDQISVFTTEYYAGIDYGWSINPASAGTIIGDPSLSTIEIIWFEDGAAVVELSACSESTSMNVNVYPLPQPVVTHPAELCPAGLAMVQTTQAFDSYEWKDEFGTLVSTLATPDIGPGYYRVSVTNQYGCVGDTTFYIDAKPASVINISTPDPTVFCGVPPDATLYAINSSAGYSYQWYLNGSPVGTDDPVYQAIAYGNYSVEITDSYGCTAGSNVIEIGDCGSGGGIGGGPDCVFSGGNFDLLGGITCNERAYQQASGVTPVAGSETWNFSDPESGASNYATGPNPTHAFSQAGFFKVIMWADYINATGDLISCPALRVDTSLMAADFEVDNACPGEVIEFFDLSTFLPFVNIVSWQWDFGDPASGANNTSTDQNPTHIFASEGSYNVTLTAMADNGCLSTITRVLNVYPAPPVNFEEPAIGCAATASGFIAEVSNTVTYVQWDFGDPASGNKNTSEIFDAYHLYDNPGVYTVTLFVQSIYGCSNTFSRDITIEPNTLIGEIALSGSLPLCEGDSITLTAPAGGVSWVWSTDEITESITVGEEGVYEVTLTDVNGCSYTPAVVVVEVVPAPDAPIRAVEYNDYGQPTAFFNDGYSTCEGEDVFLEVIEGANYSYQWSTGDFGSETEYSEDRGNLLPAGNYDIFVTVTDNTTSCTNIMGPFEVVIHPVPQNVTITASVAGLICEDTETTFSVVNPDLSLTYVWNTGEVGTSITTGEAGDYSVRAITEFGCESESNTLTIVEGPDVSKIPSGCHTRCSPDTICIPPIAGITSYQWYFNGSAIPAPDGNISDLIIDESGEYYVEMVSTLGCVLASDPLTVDLYDGFGTLQGEIYSDVNLNGIIDAGDTLVSGVNINLILAGTQIGSDGSDANGFYAFENILSTAYTLEIDTQSIPAGLQATVLSVDTMMVGCDVILEINWLLEEYCEESPFVEVQFTECAGGLVDYNGTIFTNDTTFTVVYAISATCDSTEAVSIQFMDEIVENVELYACSGTTVSYEGQTYDPGDQDVVQLMSVTGCDSTINLTVSEIFPTTTNMMLEACPGESRTFAGMELQIGEQMDFVYTNAAGCDSTVTVAVVSLPETEVDAQVDESCPNISTGVVNVAVDNGVGPFEYSLDGATFQASPAFAGLQADDYTAYVRDNNGCVATLDFSVDAMDYLVVQVDDELLPCETLETELKLNILSGDDGNLTFLWNNGATDPNLLVHETGTYSVQVANSCEVVSANAAVQREVEPSATGIYVPNAFSPNNDGPNDLFMVYPGPEIQFQDYNFAVFDRWGNNIFQSENQNDGWNGKTQNAAMKPGVYIWQLKATVNICGKMEKIRQSGEVVLLR